The window GTATTGCACAAGTGAACGAGGTTCGGCGTTGCGGCAGATTACTCGCCTGATACGGGGCAGTGCCTACGGAAAGCGTGACCCACGGGCATTGAGCACGGTAGCGGACATTCTTCGGTGCCGGACGGCTCCAGAATCACCCGCCGCACGTGGCCGGCCAGAAGCACGTCCTGCGCGGACGCGTGCGACATGGTGCCCAGGACGATAAGGGCAAGTGCTCTGAAAAGGCGCATTGCGGGCTTTCTGCGGTTGAAATTGCGATAATACCAACCATATCATCTTATTAATCACAAAACCCGTTTTTTTGAAGCCTTCAGAAAACGCCTTTTCTTGTTTGTTGCCATCGCTGAAGCGGGTAGTCCTTGGACAGCTGCCGAAAGCACGGATGTGCCGCCCGCCACGGTCACGCGGCCTGCCGGCGCCGGTGCGCGCTGCCCGATCACCTGGGGTTTTTCATCGCCGCAAATCCGCTCTGAACGGGCAGAAGTGCGCACGATAGAGTTCCTTCTGAAGAACATTCACTGAAGGGGTTAGAATGTTCCCATGAAGATTCGTGTCGCTACCTATAATATCCACAAAGGCGTGTCCTCCATCCGGAGCACACCACGCGTGCTGGCCCTGAAAAAGGCCATTGCCCAATTCGACGCCGACGTCGTGTTCCTGCAGGAAGTGCAGGGCAAGCACGACCGCAACTCGGCGAAGTTCGGCGACGAGAGCCGCGGACACCGGCACTGGCCCGAGCGCGCCCAGCACGAGTATTTCGCGGGCGACTCGCATCATTCCGCCTACGGCATGAACGCGGTGTACGATCACGGTCACCACGGCAATGCCTTGCTGTCGGCGTATCCCATCGGCGGCACGCATAATCATGACGTGTCGGACCATGCATACGAGCAGCGCGGCATCCTGCACTGCATCCTCGATACGCCCAAATGCCAGGTGCATTGCTACGTGGTCCACCTGGGCCTG of the Massilia violaceinigra genome contains:
- a CDS encoding endonuclease/exonuclease/phosphatase family protein is translated as MKIRVATYNIHKGVSSIRSTPRVLALKKAIAQFDADVVFLQEVQGKHDRNSAKFGDESRGHRHWPERAQHEYFAGDSHHSAYGMNAVYDHGHHGNALLSAYPIGGTHNHDVSDHAYEQRGILHCILDTPKCQVHCYVVHLGLFESGRGRQTQALIDCVKASAPNGEPVIIAGDFNDWRNNLSDKLRNELGVVEVFDELGARSRLGDLVRSFSGREKTVTPARTFPAALPFFRLDRIYVRGFKVDGAEVLHGALWAKLSDHAPIVANLKLA